In Bacillota bacterium, the genomic stretch ACCTCGAAGATGTCGCCGCTCTTTATCTTTTCGAGGTTCGCCCGGTATCGGCGATTCCAGTTCTGGGACATCTTGGTCTTCTCGCCCTGGAGCACGTCGAAGACGCGGCTGACCTCCTCGGGGCTGATGACCTCGCGCAGGCCCACCTCTTCGACGCTGCGCAGCGGGATCATGACCTGCATGTCGCCCATCGGGAGCTTCATGATGTAGTACTGCTGGCGCTGGCCGAGCACCTCGCGCTCCTCGATGGCCTCGATGACACCCGCCCCGTGCATCGGGTAGACGACCTTGTCGCCGACTTTAAACTGAACCAACGGACCCTCGAACCCCCCGTCCGATACGGACGCCGCGCCCTTCGCCATCGTATCACTCGTGACGCCTATTGTCAAACTACAGCATTCATAAGGGCCTGAGAGAGAATCACACGAAGTTACTGAAAACTAGCTCGTCCTCGCGCTAAACTACTCGTTCTTTCTTCGTCTCACGTGCGGGACGCCGCTTCGAGGGCGGTGCTAGAGGTGCCGGTCCAGGAGCACCTGCTCCCTCAGGCGGTGCAGGCCTTCCTTGATGGCCTTGGCACGAACTTCGCCGATCCCCTCGACGTCGTCCAACTGGTCGATCGAAGCGGTCAGAATGTTGGGCAGGTGCTGAAACTTCTTTACAAGGTTTTCGACGACGGGCATCGGAAGCCGGGGGATCTTGTGCAGGATCCGGTAGCCTCTTGGCGTCACGGACATGTCCAGGGACGGGGCCTGTCCGTGGCCCATGGATTTGACAACGAGGGCAACGTCGGGAATCTCGTCCTGCTCCGTCCG encodes the following:
- a CDS encoding CarD family transcriptional regulator, whose protein sequence is MVQFKVGDKVVYPMHGAGVIEAIEEREVLGQRQQYYIMKLPMGDMQVMIPLRSVEEVGLREVISPEEVSRVFDVLQGEKTKMSQNWNRRYRANLEKIKSGDIFEVAEVVRNLSIRDKEKGLSTGERRMLESARQILISELVLAQGIPAAEVERRINEVLG